One segment of Rhodohalobacter mucosus DNA contains the following:
- the uvrB gene encoding excinuclease ABC subunit UvrB, whose translation MSQFKLHSPWEPAGDQPNAIKELTEGIRQNDKFQTLLGITGSGKTRTVAGVIENVQKPTLVMSHNKTLAAQLYRELSDFFPENRVEFFISYYDYYQPEAYISAQDKYIEKDLSINEEIQRLRLRATSSLLSGRRDVIIVSSVSCIYGIGSPSEYEKLIITLKTEQEIARNTLLYDLVDLHYTRSDNDFRRGTFRVRGDVVDIYPAYSEEGLRVTMWGDEIEKMQVFDVEGGSIIGEVDEFRIYPASHYVTTQSRLEESIQQIRDEMHWRVEVLQNEQKFLEAKRLEQRTLFDIEMMQEIGYCSGIENYSRYLSARKPGERPYCLMDYFPDDYLLVVDESHQTVPQIGAMYGGDRSRKIELVEHGFRLPSALDNRPLTFEEWETMINQAIFVSATPSDYELEQSGGVYVEQIIRPTGLMEPQIEVRPLDTQVDDLLEEIRLRANKNERVLCITLTKRLSEELSEYLKNLGIPAAYMHSELDAMQRIEVLYKYRRGDFKVLVGINLLREGIDIPELSLVAIMDADKEGFLRSETSLFQIVGRAARNIEGKAILYADKITASMQKVIDETNRRRRVQQEYNREHGITPQTIKKELKPLVDPALISTQDFTLDNKPGEEEKDYLEVVKVAEDGIQYKANPAMKEVTFESKEKFLDYLRESMLQSARNMEFEEAARIRDQIATLEKEL comes from the coding sequence ATGTCTCAATTCAAACTTCACTCACCCTGGGAACCCGCCGGTGACCAGCCTAACGCCATCAAGGAGCTGACCGAGGGCATCCGGCAAAACGATAAATTTCAGACCCTGCTGGGTATCACGGGCTCCGGTAAAACCCGAACTGTAGCTGGAGTCATTGAAAACGTTCAGAAACCAACCCTGGTGATGAGCCACAATAAGACACTTGCCGCACAGCTCTACCGTGAGCTTAGCGACTTTTTCCCTGAAAACCGTGTCGAGTTCTTTATCTCCTACTACGATTATTACCAGCCTGAAGCCTATATCTCCGCGCAGGATAAATACATCGAAAAAGATCTGTCCATCAATGAAGAGATTCAGAGGCTGCGTCTGCGTGCCACCAGCTCCCTGCTTTCCGGGCGCAGGGACGTCATTATTGTCTCATCCGTAAGCTGCATCTACGGTATCGGGTCGCCCTCTGAGTATGAAAAACTGATCATCACGCTTAAAACCGAACAGGAAATCGCCCGTAACACCCTTCTTTACGATCTTGTGGACCTTCACTACACGCGCAGTGACAACGACTTCCGACGTGGCACATTTCGTGTGAGAGGAGATGTGGTGGATATCTATCCCGCTTACTCTGAAGAGGGGCTGCGGGTAACCATGTGGGGCGATGAAATTGAAAAAATGCAGGTTTTTGATGTGGAGGGCGGCTCTATTATTGGTGAGGTGGATGAGTTTCGAATATATCCGGCATCGCACTATGTAACCACGCAAAGCCGCCTTGAAGAGTCAATACAGCAAATCCGGGATGAGATGCACTGGAGGGTGGAAGTACTGCAGAACGAGCAGAAATTTCTGGAGGCCAAAAGGCTGGAGCAGCGTACACTGTTTGATATCGAGATGATGCAGGAGATCGGCTACTGCTCCGGTATCGAAAACTACTCGCGATATCTGAGTGCACGCAAACCGGGAGAAAGGCCCTACTGCCTGATGGACTATTTTCCGGATGATTATCTTCTTGTTGTGGATGAGAGCCATCAGACGGTGCCACAAATCGGCGCCATGTACGGCGGCGACCGCTCCCGGAAGATTGAACTGGTTGAACACGGATTTCGTCTTCCATCTGCGCTTGACAACCGGCCGCTTACCTTTGAAGAGTGGGAGACAATGATCAATCAGGCCATATTTGTAAGCGCCACTCCGAGCGACTATGAACTGGAACAGTCGGGAGGTGTGTACGTTGAGCAAATTATCCGGCCAACCGGACTTATGGAACCGCAGATAGAGGTGCGTCCGCTTGATACACAGGTGGATGACCTTCTTGAGGAGATCAGGCTTCGGGCAAACAAGAATGAACGCGTACTCTGCATCACCCTGACCAAGCGTCTGAGTGAAGAACTGAGTGAGTACCTTAAAAATCTTGGAATACCTGCCGCTTACATGCACAGTGAGCTTGATGCCATGCAACGGATCGAGGTGCTCTATAAGTACAGACGCGGTGACTTTAAGGTGCTGGTTGGAATCAATCTTCTTCGTGAAGGAATTGATATTCCCGAACTGAGCCTTGTAGCAATCATGGATGCCGATAAGGAAGGCTTTTTAAGGTCTGAAACTTCCCTGTTCCAGATTGTTGGGCGCGCCGCCAGGAATATTGAGGGGAAAGCCATCTTGTATGCGGATAAGATCACGGCAAGTATGCAAAAGGTAATTGATGAAACCAATCGCAGACGCAGAGTACAGCAGGAGTATAACAGGGAACACGGTATTACACCGCAAACAATCAAAAAAGAGCTGAAACCACTGGTTGATCCGGCTCTTATTTCCACGCAGGACTTTACCCTCGACAACAAACCCGGAGAAGAAGAAAAAGATTATCTGGAAGTGGTTAAGGTTGCGGAAGATGGCATTCAGTACAAAGCAAATCCGGCCATGAAAGAAGTTACATTTGAAAGCAAGGAAAAATTTCTTGATTATCTTCGTGAATCGATGCTGCAATCTGCAAGAAACATGGAGTTTGAGGAAGCTGCACGAATCCGGGATCAAATTGCTACATTGGAAAAAGAACTCTGA
- a CDS encoding class I SAM-dependent methyltransferase — MSNKLDFFKTFVKDRDVASIVPTSLRCVKKVCANIDFSRDLIIVEYGPGNGVFSKYILERISPDSKLIMIEANKDFVAQLKEQITDPRAEIHNILAGDVEEALDPDDVGSVDYVLSGIPFSFLKKDRKIAVLKATKAILKPGGKFLAYQTSGHLKKPVQEVFGNLETDFEPLNIPPYLIYKVVKNGV, encoded by the coding sequence ATGAGCAACAAACTTGATTTCTTTAAAACCTTCGTAAAAGATAGAGATGTGGCATCGATCGTGCCTACATCCCTGCGCTGCGTGAAGAAGGTTTGCGCAAACATCGATTTTTCAAGGGATCTGATTATTGTAGAATACGGCCCCGGTAACGGCGTTTTTTCAAAATATATACTGGAGCGTATATCTCCGGATTCAAAGCTAATCATGATTGAAGCCAATAAGGACTTTGTAGCCCAGCTTAAAGAGCAGATAACGGATCCGCGGGCCGAAATCCATAATATTCTTGCCGGAGACGTGGAAGAAGCGCTTGATCCTGATGATGTCGGAAGCGTGGACTATGTACTCTCGGGAATTCCATTTTCCTTCCTCAAAAAAGATCGTAAGATTGCAGTTCTCAAAGCCACAAAAGCCATTCTGAAACCCGGTGGTAAATTTCTGGCATATCAGACCAGCGGTCATCTTAAAAAACCCGTGCAGGAGGTGTTCGGCAACCTGGAAACCGATTTTGAGCCGCTGAATATTCCTCCCTATCTGATCTATAAGGTTGTCAAGAATGGAGTGTGA
- the aat gene encoding leucyl/phenylalanyl-tRNA--protein transferase, producing the protein MKSPSPNRIIPPGVLLNGYRQGIFPMSETRDDDSVGWYSARKRGIIPIESFRVSSNVERIIRQDRFECRIDTRFRDVMIACADRDTTWISDLIIDSFEVLHLAGHAHSVEMFNRDGELAGGLYGVSLGAAFFGESMFKEENEADKVALWHCHRILRNNGFELWDTQFYTEHLAQFGCIEISSEEYNARLDKALQKAAKFALPE; encoded by the coding sequence ATGAAATCACCCTCGCCCAATCGCATTATCCCTCCCGGGGTACTCCTGAACGGCTATCGTCAGGGCATCTTCCCGATGAGTGAAACAAGGGATGATGATTCCGTTGGCTGGTATTCTGCGCGCAAAAGAGGAATTATTCCCATTGAATCGTTCCGTGTTTCATCCAATGTAGAGAGGATCATCCGCCAGGATCGTTTTGAATGCAGAATCGATACCCGCTTCAGGGATGTGATGATTGCCTGTGCGGACCGTGACACGACATGGATATCTGACCTTATCATTGACTCTTTCGAGGTGCTTCACCTGGCCGGCCACGCTCATTCAGTGGAAATGTTCAATCGAGACGGCGAGCTGGCCGGTGGCCTGTACGGCGTGTCGCTTGGCGCGGCTTTTTTCGGCGAATCCATGTTTAAAGAAGAGAATGAAGCCGACAAGGTCGCACTCTGGCACTGCCACCGCATCCTCCGGAATAACGGCTTCGAACTCTGGGATACGCAATTCTATACGGAGCACCTTGCTCAGTTCGGATGCATAGAGATCTCCTCTGAAGAGTATAATGCCCGGCTGGATAAGGCCCTTCAAAAAGCAGCGAAATTCGCTTTGCCTGAGTAA
- a CDS encoding zinc-dependent metalloprotease: protein MRRTKLLYILLLPAFFAISCKSAESVSERPSSQRSAESSNDYSTITGGDAVSADGVVDIHYKDDKIYYEIPDSLFGRDFLMVSRVASVPSNFFGFTSSGSKTAEQVVIFEKVRDKVTLRQRSYNAVAADSLPISRSVRANNFEPVIATFDIQATNPETGASVIEINPLFETDVPAISGMQGWLRSRYQVRRLDTGRSYIDTVRTFPLNVEARHVMTYEAMNPPSASGTNTISLLMNQSMVLLPKEPMKPRHHDYRVGWFTVNQLDFNSDAQKADTRSLIRRWRLEPSDPEAYFRGELVEPVKPIVYYVDPGTPEEYREAVIQGVEDWNVAFEEAGFKNAIQAKLPPTEEEDPNFEPEDIRYNMVRWIANTTRNATGPSTTDPRTGEIIASDIIWYHNHIRSYRNRLMLETGAANPDARSLPIDNDYLMEAIRQVIAHEIGHAIGLPHNMKANSSYPVDSLRSPSFTAEYGVSASVMDYARQNYIAQPGDGVERFIRKIGPYDKYAVNWGYRIIPGAETPEEEIPTLREWIMEKANDPMYRFGTSTGYDPSAQTEALSDDPVQASTYGMMNLQRVIPNLIEWTSRPGRNYEDLEEIYGELIGQWNRYVNHVITNIGGVYVERITTDQEGDVFRPVSREYQQKAMQFMIDNAFSTPDWLLNAEILRNIEHAGAIERIQNLQGRQLANVMSTSRMIRLIEDEAFRGDEAYAPAEMLEDLRNGIWSELSTGDSIDVYRRNLQRVYIHLVGQTMESEDELAVGSDIKAMLRAELNELQDLVEGAADGSSDRATRVHLNDVKERIADILEG from the coding sequence ATGCGACGTACCAAACTTCTGTATATCCTCCTTCTGCCAGCTTTTTTTGCCATCTCTTGTAAATCAGCCGAGTCGGTAAGCGAACGCCCGTCATCCCAGCGTTCAGCGGAATCTTCGAACGATTACAGCACCATTACCGGCGGCGATGCGGTCAGCGCAGACGGTGTGGTTGATATTCATTACAAGGACGATAAAATTTATTATGAAATTCCCGATTCGCTTTTTGGCCGTGACTTTCTGATGGTAAGCCGCGTGGCATCTGTCCCCTCCAACTTTTTTGGATTCACCAGCAGCGGATCGAAAACGGCCGAACAGGTTGTAATTTTTGAGAAGGTGCGGGATAAGGTAACCCTGCGTCAGCGCTCCTATAATGCGGTAGCGGCCGATTCCCTGCCGATTTCCCGTTCGGTGAGAGCCAACAATTTTGAGCCTGTGATTGCCACCTTCGACATTCAGGCAACCAATCCGGAAACGGGAGCTTCGGTCATTGAAATCAATCCGCTGTTTGAAACCGATGTACCGGCGATTTCGGGCATGCAGGGTTGGCTGCGATCACGCTACCAGGTTCGCCGCCTCGACACCGGACGAAGTTATATTGACACGGTCCGTACGTTTCCGCTCAATGTTGAGGCACGTCATGTCATGACCTATGAAGCGATGAACCCACCCTCTGCAAGCGGAACCAACACCATTTCCCTGCTGATGAATCAATCGATGGTGCTCCTTCCCAAAGAGCCGATGAAGCCTCGTCACCACGACTACCGGGTAGGTTGGTTTACGGTTAATCAGCTTGATTTTAATTCGGACGCTCAGAAAGCCGATACCCGGTCGCTTATCCGGCGCTGGAGGCTGGAACCTTCCGATCCGGAGGCCTATTTCAGGGGTGAACTGGTGGAACCGGTGAAACCGATCGTCTATTATGTGGATCCCGGAACCCCCGAGGAGTATCGCGAGGCGGTAATTCAGGGTGTGGAAGACTGGAACGTGGCATTTGAAGAGGCCGGATTTAAAAATGCCATTCAGGCCAAGCTTCCTCCTACCGAGGAGGAAGATCCGAACTTTGAGCCGGAAGATATCCGCTATAACATGGTGCGCTGGATTGCAAACACCACAAGAAATGCCACAGGGCCCAGCACTACCGACCCAAGAACCGGCGAGATCATAGCAAGTGATATTATCTGGTATCACAATCACATCCGATCCTACCGGAACCGGCTGATGCTCGAAACAGGAGCTGCCAATCCGGATGCCAGAAGCCTTCCCATTGATAATGACTATCTGATGGAAGCCATTCGCCAGGTTATTGCACATGAAATTGGTCATGCGATAGGGCTGCCGCACAACATGAAAGCAAACTCTTCCTACCCGGTCGATTCCCTACGGTCACCTTCGTTTACGGCAGAATATGGTGTTTCAGCTTCCGTGATGGATTATGCACGGCAGAACTACATCGCCCAGCCGGGTGACGGGGTGGAACGATTTATCCGGAAAATAGGCCCATACGATAAATATGCCGTTAATTGGGGGTATAGGATTATTCCGGGTGCGGAAACGCCAGAGGAGGAGATACCGACGCTAAGAGAGTGGATTATGGAGAAAGCGAATGACCCGATGTACCGGTTCGGCACGTCAACCGGGTACGATCCCTCGGCGCAAACCGAAGCACTGTCAGATGATCCGGTTCAGGCATCCACATATGGAATGATGAATCTGCAGCGTGTCATCCCGAATCTGATCGAGTGGACATCCCGCCCGGGTAGAAACTATGAAGATCTGGAAGAGATTTACGGCGAGCTGATAGGACAGTGGAATCGGTACGTGAATCATGTGATCACCAACATTGGCGGTGTGTATGTAGAGCGGATCACAACCGATCAGGAAGGTGATGTATTTCGCCCGGTATCCAGGGAATATCAGCAAAAAGCGATGCAGTTCATGATTGATAACGCATTCAGCACGCCCGACTGGCTGCTTAACGCGGAAATCCTTCGTAATATCGAACATGCAGGCGCAATTGAGCGAATCCAGAATCTACAGGGCCGGCAACTGGCAAATGTGATGAGCACCTCACGAATGATACGTCTAATTGAGGATGAGGCATTTCGGGGAGATGAAGCGTATGCACCTGCGGAGATGCTCGAAGACCTGCGAAACGGTATCTGGAGCGAACTCTCCACGGGCGACTCAATTGATGTTTATCGAAGAAACCTTCAGCGTGTTTATATTCATTTGGTCGGGCAGACGATGGAAAGCGAGGATGAGCTTGCGGTCGGCAGTGATATTAAAGCGATGCTCAGGGCAGAACTCAATGAACTGCAGGATCTGGTGGAAGGGGCGGCCGATGGTTCATCCGACCGTGCCACACGCGTTCACCTGAATGATGTGAAGGAACGGATTGCCGATATCCTGGAAGGATAG
- a CDS encoding GNAT family N-acetyltransferase, which yields MSEKIQVKDNKEKKRFELEREGKTSFVDYILTNQGTIYLTHTEVPKELEGQGIASDLLSGVFQVVSERELSVVPICPFVKSWLSRNPDWKRLLHENHRF from the coding sequence ATGTCTGAAAAAATTCAGGTTAAGGATAATAAAGAGAAGAAAAGGTTTGAACTGGAGAGGGAAGGTAAAACGTCCTTTGTTGACTACATTCTGACCAACCAGGGAACGATCTACCTTACGCACACAGAGGTGCCGAAAGAGCTGGAGGGGCAGGGAATTGCTTCGGATTTGCTTTCAGGGGTGTTTCAAGTCGTGTCGGAGAGAGAACTTAGTGTAGTGCCGATCTGTCCGTTTGTTAAATCGTGGCTTTCCAGGAATCCGGATTGGAAGAGACTGCTGCATGAAAACCACAGGTTCTGA
- a CDS encoding sterol desaturase family protein has product MESIIDFFEDIPTVWRATILIGGIFIFWVAEGVIPLFQFTYNKVRHAGINLTFTLFTAIIGFGLAGVLYFTSTWVTQNEFGLLWLVELPLWAKIILGVMLLDFIGAYFVHWVEHKVKWMWKFHLVHHSDTTVDVTTGLRHHPGETVFRIFFTIMGVLLIGVPIGIVMLYQSISVLFAHITHANINMPRNVDRALSWVFVTPHMHKVHHHYAQPLTDTNYGNIFAIWDRLFGTFAEVEDTRDLTYGIDTHMDPEENDRLANLLKIPFQSYRPPVGSKFGEDVEISVSNDDRDNP; this is encoded by the coding sequence ATGGAATCTATAATTGATTTTTTTGAAGATATTCCCACAGTCTGGCGGGCAACCATTCTGATTGGGGGGATTTTCATTTTCTGGGTGGCGGAAGGTGTTATACCGCTGTTTCAGTTTACCTACAACAAGGTCAGGCACGCCGGTATCAACCTCACTTTTACCCTCTTTACGGCCATTATCGGTTTCGGCCTGGCGGGTGTGCTCTATTTCACGTCCACATGGGTTACACAGAATGAATTCGGTCTTCTCTGGCTGGTGGAACTGCCTCTCTGGGCCAAAATTATCCTGGGCGTCATGCTGCTCGATTTTATCGGTGCCTATTTTGTCCACTGGGTGGAGCATAAAGTGAAATGGATGTGGAAATTTCACCTGGTTCACCATTCGGATACCACTGTGGATGTGACAACAGGCCTTCGCCATCACCCCGGCGAGACGGTATTCCGCATCTTTTTTACCATTATGGGGGTCTTGCTTATCGGCGTGCCGATCGGCATTGTTATGCTTTATCAAAGTATTTCCGTTCTCTTTGCACACATCACACACGCCAATATCAACATGCCAAGAAATGTGGATCGGGCGCTCTCCTGGGTCTTTGTAACACCGCACATGCATAAGGTGCACCATCACTACGCACAGCCGCTTACCGACACAAACTACGGCAATATATTTGCCATATGGGATCGTCTTTTCGGCACCTTCGCAGAGGTGGAGGATACCCGCGACCTTACGTACGGGATCGATACCCACATGGACCCTGAGGAAAATGACCGTTTGGCCAATTTGCTGAAAATACCTTTTCAGTCGTACCGCCCCCCTGTAGGCTCAAAGTTTGGTGAGGATGTTGAGATAAGTGTCAGTAATGACGATCGGGATAATCCATGA
- a CDS encoding bifunctional metallophosphatase/5'-nucleotidase encodes MKSILRTLPILFFLLTLTHADAQELRVTILHTNDEHSHLIPIPAADDHPELKDPSIGGFARLASAANRIKAEKKESGEPVLMFSGGDILGGPAFGWLPLMEDVTPELSLMRMIGYDAAVIGNHEFDYGTEVLAAYYRDAGYGEREDLRPAILGSNIRPPSGHPLAETSIRNHVVLELENGLKAGVFGIIGNDAINKTAHPEPVEFDDPVESARRAVKVLLEEEVDFIIAVNHAGLSEDRVLAETIPELDVIVSGHSHTVLQEPVYAGNAVIVQAGSYLSHLGVLELAIDPESGEVTVLNEANGTPFLTELNDSVPEDEHVKAEVERYRVLLNEWVSDLTEGRIEQITQPIAKLPFVIQRSEPQSEAPIGNFITDAMKYAAEEALGKPIDIAVQANGAIRSNIRPGTQEWSRNLVTFYDMMMAVGLGSGSDGNPGYPLVSFHITEDEVRRALEVSVLLSELLGNNYYLQFSGMQMLYDPSRAVLFHIPFTDTPIPTSRAVLSAELETGTDSLNRLEKGSNRLLHVVTDYYIAGFLPMVGDFVPNLAIELKDETGEPILLDDAIIEKDGSQLKVWQAVLGYTLSFGADEEGLPVIPDRYSTPEGRQVEVYTLPLWVWPLVAIFIVVSVIVLIIKRK; translated from the coding sequence TTGAAAAGCATTTTACGGACTCTCCCGATACTGTTTTTTTTACTTACTCTTACGCATGCGGATGCTCAGGAGCTGCGTGTGACCATTTTGCATACCAATGATGAGCATTCGCACCTTATTCCCATTCCCGCTGCTGATGACCATCCGGAACTGAAGGATCCCTCTATCGGGGGATTTGCGAGGCTGGCATCTGCTGCTAACCGGATAAAGGCTGAGAAGAAGGAATCGGGCGAACCTGTACTGATGTTTTCAGGCGGCGACATCCTGGGTGGCCCTGCTTTTGGCTGGCTTCCCCTGATGGAGGATGTAACTCCTGAGCTTTCACTGATGAGGATGATTGGATACGATGCCGCAGTAATCGGCAACCACGAGTTTGATTACGGGACTGAGGTGCTGGCAGCCTACTACAGGGATGCAGGATATGGAGAGCGGGAAGATCTGCGGCCCGCCATACTCGGAAGCAATATACGTCCGCCGTCCGGTCATCCGCTTGCTGAAACCAGCATACGGAACCATGTAGTTCTGGAACTTGAAAATGGGTTGAAAGCAGGTGTGTTTGGAATCATCGGAAATGATGCCATAAACAAAACGGCTCACCCTGAACCGGTGGAGTTTGACGACCCGGTCGAATCAGCACGCAGAGCGGTAAAGGTACTGCTGGAAGAGGAAGTTGATTTTATTATTGCCGTCAATCATGCCGGTCTGAGTGAAGACCGTGTACTTGCGGAGACGATTCCAGAGCTGGATGTGATTGTCAGCGGACACTCCCATACCGTGTTGCAGGAGCCTGTTTATGCCGGCAATGCAGTCATTGTTCAGGCCGGCAGCTATCTGAGCCATCTGGGGGTTCTGGAGCTTGCTATTGACCCGGAGAGCGGTGAGGTAACCGTTCTCAATGAGGCGAACGGCACTCCGTTTCTGACCGAACTGAATGACTCAGTTCCTGAAGATGAGCATGTGAAGGCGGAAGTGGAGAGGTACAGGGTGCTTCTGAATGAGTGGGTTTCGGACCTTACCGAAGGCCGCATTGAGCAGATAACCCAGCCCATTGCAAAGCTGCCGTTTGTCATTCAGAGAAGTGAACCTCAAAGCGAAGCGCCCATCGGTAATTTTATTACCGATGCCATGAAATATGCGGCGGAAGAAGCGCTGGGGAAACCCATTGACATTGCGGTTCAGGCAAACGGGGCAATCCGGAGCAATATCAGGCCGGGTACGCAGGAGTGGAGCCGGAATCTTGTGACGTTTTATGATATGATGATGGCTGTGGGATTGGGTTCAGGAAGCGATGGTAACCCGGGATACCCGCTGGTGTCTTTCCATATCACCGAGGACGAAGTGAGGCGCGCACTGGAGGTGTCGGTGCTTCTGTCGGAGCTGCTGGGCAACAACTATTATCTGCAGTTTTCCGGTATGCAGATGCTCTATGACCCTTCCCGGGCGGTGCTTTTTCACATACCATTTACCGATACACCGATCCCGACATCGCGTGCCGTTCTGAGTGCGGAACTTGAGACCGGGACGGATAGCCTTAACAGGCTTGAAAAGGGAAGCAACCGCCTGTTGCACGTGGTAACGGATTACTACATAGCGGGTTTTCTGCCAATGGTCGGTGATTTTGTGCCAAACCTTGCAATCGAACTAAAGGACGAAACCGGCGAGCCTATTTTGCTTGACGATGCTATTATTGAAAAAGACGGATCCCAGCTGAAAGTATGGCAGGCTGTATTGGGTTACACCCTGAGCTTCGGTGCGGATGAAGAAGGACTTCCCGTCATACCCGACCGGTACAGTACACCTGAGGGGCGTCAGGTTGAGGTGTATACCCTGCCGCTGTGGGTCTGGCCGCTTGTTGCAATTTTTATTGTGGTTTCGGTAATTGTCCTCATCATTAAAAGAAAGTGA